Proteins encoded together in one Janthinobacterium tructae window:
- a CDS encoding tetratricopeptide repeat protein, producing the protein MKALLLAIALGASPLASAEPDVTFEAKVLMRAGTASQPQARALFEQAAGQGSGPAAYYLGLMLKNGMGGPQDSAAALRQLELAARRGVAPAMFIVANLLLATDAAQARYWLDAACELNYPEALQQKSVALSEGQMGYAHNEEQGKLYLKMATHAMGHRPPEP; encoded by the coding sequence ATGAAGGCATTGTTGCTTGCCATCGCCTTGGGCGCATCGCCGCTGGCATCGGCAGAGCCGGACGTCACGTTCGAGGCCAAGGTCTTGATGCGCGCCGGGACAGCGTCCCAGCCACAGGCGCGCGCGCTGTTCGAACAGGCGGCGGGGCAGGGCAGCGGTCCTGCCGCCTATTACCTGGGCCTGATGCTGAAAAACGGCATGGGCGGGCCGCAGGACAGCGCCGCTGCGCTGCGGCAGCTGGAGCTGGCCGCGCGGCGCGGCGTGGCGCCGGCCATGTTCATCGTGGCGAACCTGCTGTTGGCCACCGATGCGGCGCAGGCGCGTTACTGGCTCGATGCGGCCTGCGAACTGAACTACCCGGAAGCGCTGCAGCAGAAATCCGTGGCCCTGAGCGAAGGGCAAATGGGCTATGCGCACAATGAGGAGCAGGGCAAGCTGTACCTGAAGATGGCGACGCACGCCATGGGCCATCGCCCGCCCGAACCCTGA
- a CDS encoding peptide chain release factor 2: protein MTILLSRATAIAPQRQRKPAALAYNSRFDFTIEDQNIMEAERINIISALLNDLTVREAELRRYL, encoded by the coding sequence ATGACGATTTTATTGTCTCGTGCAACAGCAATTGCGCCGCAGCGGCAGCGGAAACCGGCCGCGCTCGCGTATAATTCAAGGTTTGATTTCACCATAGAAGACCAGAACATTATGGAAGCCGAACGCATCAATATCATCTCCGCCCTGCTCAACGACCTGACGGTCCGCGAAGCCGAACTTCGGAGGTATCTTTGA
- the prfB gene encoding peptide chain release factor 2 (programmed frameshift), producing the protein MEAERINIISALLNDLTVREAELRRYLDFAVKSEKLEQVNEELEDPTVWDDPKRAQDLGKEKKALEAIVFTLTKANADLRDTRDLFDMAREEGDDETLEAIEQDVQEIRKVIESMEFRRMFNNPMDPNNCFIDIQAGAGGTEAQDWASMLLRQYLRYCERKGFKVEILEQSDGEVAGIKTATLKVEGDHAYGFLRTETGVHRLVRKSPFDSANGRHTSFTSLFVYPEVDDSIEIDVNPADIRVDTYRASGAGGQHINKTDSAVRMTHAPTGIVVQCQNDRSQHRNRAEAMEMLKAKLYEHELRKRMSEQQKLEDSKTDVGWGHQIRSYVLDQSRIKDLRTGFETGNTKGVLDGDIDEFISASLKQGV; encoded by the exons ATGGAAGCCGAACGCATCAATATCATCTCCGCCCTGCTCAACGACCTGACGGTCCGCGAAGCCGAACTTCGGAGGTATCTT GACTTCGCTGTCAAGTCGGAGAAACTAGAGCAAGTCAACGAAGAGCTGGAAGATCCGACCGTCTGGGACGATCCGAAGCGCGCCCAGGACCTCGGTAAAGAGAAGAAGGCGCTGGAAGCGATCGTCTTCACGCTAACCAAGGCCAATGCCGACCTGCGCGACACCCGCGACCTGTTCGACATGGCGCGCGAAGAAGGCGACGACGAGACGCTCGAAGCGATCGAGCAGGACGTGCAGGAAATCCGCAAGGTCATCGAAAGCATGGAATTCCGCCGGATGTTCAACAATCCGATGGATCCGAACAACTGCTTCATCGACATCCAGGCCGGCGCCGGCGGTACGGAAGCCCAGGACTGGGCTTCGATGCTGCTGCGCCAGTACCTGCGCTATTGCGAACGCAAGGGTTTTAAAGTTGAGATCCTCGAGCAGTCCGACGGCGAGGTCGCCGGCATCAAGACGGCCACCCTGAAGGTCGAGGGCGATCACGCCTACGGCTTCCTGCGCACGGAGACGGGCGTGCACCGCCTGGTGCGCAAGTCGCCATTCGACTCGGCCAACGGCCGCCACACCTCGTTTACGTCGCTGTTCGTGTATCCCGAAGTCGACGATTCGATCGAAATCGACGTCAACCCGGCCGATATCCGCGTCGATACCTACCGCGCGTCGGGCGCCGGCGGTCAGCACATCAACAAAACCGACTCCGCCGTCCGCATGACCCATGCGCCGACCGGCATCGTGGTGCAGTGCCAGAACGACCGTTCGCAGCACCGCAACCGCGCCGAAGCGATGGAAATGCTGAAAGCCAAACTGTACGAACATGAACTGCGCAAGCGCATGAGCGAGCAGCAAAAGCTGGAAGACTCGAAAACGGACGTGGGCTGGGGTCACCAGATCCGCTCCTACGTGCTGGACCAGTCCCGCATCAAGGACTTGCGCACCGGTTTCGAGACGGGCAATACCAAGGGCGTGCTCGATGGCGACATCGACGAGTTCATTTCCGCCTCGCTCAAGCAAGGCGTATAA
- a CDS encoding ShlB/FhaC/HecB family hemolysin secretion/activation protein encodes MRTKLLPLTLLLLIQNAYAVDPPSAGSQLQQIPVAPQLPKALPAIRVQQGNVPATTVGDTTRITVQRLQVTAPPVFPESELIASTGFVPGSELTLGELRAMASNIASYYQKRGYFLAQAYLPAQDIEDGVVQINVLPGQYGQVQLRNQSNLSDGLAGTILAGLDGQVISTPPLERRLLLLSDLPGVQVSSTLAPGASLGASDLIVEVQPGSRFNGSIDVDNQGNRYTGRNRIGATLNINELAGIGDVASVRAFTSADGLNYGRLAYQGQAGLLRLGGAYTYMDYKLGKEFAVLEAKGTAKIASAYGSYPLIRSRSSNLYAQVSYDDKTFQDRTESTGTVNDKTARVWMLNLNGDAKDGWGGGGFSNYSLTYTTGKIDIETPVARLIDQLTVKSNGHFNKLAFNAARLQSLGGETSLFGSLSGQAASKNLDVSEKMGIGGMGGVRAYPGGEAYGDQGYVLNLELRQNVTAFTAFPGQLQVLAFADTGSVKLNRNAWSAGENRRTLSGAGMGVTWTGANALVLKAYYAHKLGNAKATSAPDAAGRFWLQAVKYF; translated from the coding sequence TTGCGCACCAAACTCCTGCCCCTGACTCTGCTGCTGTTGATCCAGAACGCGTACGCCGTCGATCCCCCCAGCGCAGGCAGCCAGCTGCAGCAGATTCCCGTCGCTCCCCAGTTGCCGAAGGCGCTGCCGGCTATCCGCGTGCAACAGGGCAATGTGCCGGCCACCACGGTGGGCGATACCACGCGCATCACCGTGCAGCGCCTGCAGGTGACGGCGCCGCCCGTGTTTCCTGAAAGCGAACTGATCGCCAGCACGGGTTTCGTGCCGGGCAGCGAGCTGACCCTGGGCGAGCTGCGCGCCATGGCGTCCAATATCGCCAGCTATTACCAGAAGCGTGGCTATTTCCTCGCGCAAGCGTATCTGCCCGCGCAAGATATCGAGGATGGCGTGGTGCAAATCAACGTGCTGCCGGGCCAGTATGGGCAAGTGCAGCTGCGCAACCAGAGCAATCTGTCCGACGGCCTGGCCGGCACGATATTGGCCGGCCTCGACGGGCAAGTGATTTCCACGCCGCCGCTGGAGCGGCGCTTGCTGCTGCTGTCGGACTTGCCGGGCGTGCAGGTCAGCTCGACCCTGGCGCCGGGCGCGTCCTTGGGCGCGTCCGACCTGATCGTCGAGGTGCAGCCGGGATCGCGCTTCAACGGCAGCATCGATGTCGATAACCAGGGCAACCGCTACACGGGCCGCAACCGCATCGGCGCCACCTTGAACATCAATGAACTGGCCGGCATCGGCGACGTGGCCAGCGTGCGCGCGTTTACCTCGGCCGACGGCTTGAACTACGGCCGCCTGGCGTATCAGGGGCAGGCCGGTTTGCTGCGCCTGGGCGGCGCCTACACGTATATGGATTACAAGCTGGGCAAGGAATTTGCCGTGCTCGAGGCCAAGGGCACGGCGAAGATCGCCAGCGCGTATGGCAGTTATCCGCTGATCCGCTCGCGCAGCAGCAACCTGTATGCGCAGGTCAGCTACGACGACAAGACGTTCCAGGATCGCACGGAATCGACGGGCACCGTCAATGACAAGACGGCCAGGGTGTGGATGCTGAACCTGAACGGCGACGCCAAGGATGGCTGGGGTGGCGGTGGCTTCAGCAATTATTCGCTGACCTACACCACGGGCAAGATCGACATCGAAACGCCGGTGGCGCGCCTGATCGACCAGCTGACGGTGAAGAGCAACGGTCACTTCAACAAGCTCGCCTTCAACGCGGCGCGCCTGCAAAGCCTGGGCGGCGAGACGAGCTTGTTCGGCAGCCTCAGCGGCCAGGCGGCGTCGAAAAATCTCGACGTGTCGGAAAAGATGGGCATCGGCGGCATGGGCGGCGTGCGCGCCTATCCGGGCGGCGAGGCATACGGCGACCAGGGTTACGTGCTGAATCTGGAACTGCGCCAGAACGTGACGGCGTTTACTGCGTTTCCCGGTCAGCTGCAGGTGCTGGCCTTTGCCGACACGGGCAGCGTCAAGCTCAATCGCAATGCGTGGAGCGCCGGCGAGAACCGCCGCACCCTGAGCGGCGCCGGCATGGGCGTGACGTGGACGGGCGCCAACGCGCTCGTGCTGAAAGCGTATTACGCACACAAGCTGGGCAATGCCAAGGCGACCTCCGCACCGGATGCGGCAGGCCGCTTCTGGCTGCAAGCCGTCAAGTACTTCTAA
- a CDS encoding ABC transporter substrate-binding protein, with amino-acid sequence MNFKQKLLVASLVLGFSQSAFAAEPIKIGVSGPFTGGSAPMGVSMRDGVKLAVAEINAKGGVLGRSLLLIERDDEAKNERGVQIAQELINKEKVAATVGYINTGVALASQRFYQEAKIPVMNNVATGSIVTKQFADQPENYIFRNAANDTIQSGMIVHEAIENRKFKKVAILADSTNYGQLGREDLEKALEKKGVKPVAIEKYNIKDVDMTAQLLKAKQAGAEVVLTYGIGPELAQIANGMEKLGWKVPLIGSWTLAMGNFIDNAGKNGNGTRMPQTFIQDASTPKRKAFIDAYVAAYKPSGGRMPSAVSAAQGYDSIYLLAAAFKQAGGTDGPKVRAALENLTEKVEGAVTTYNKPFSKTNHEAITAELTVFGEVKDGKVVLAK; translated from the coding sequence ATGAATTTCAAACAGAAATTGCTCGTTGCAAGCCTGGTGCTGGGTTTCTCTCAATCCGCTTTCGCAGCCGAACCCATCAAGATCGGCGTGTCCGGTCCGTTCACGGGCGGCTCCGCGCCGATGGGCGTGTCGATGCGCGACGGCGTCAAGCTGGCCGTCGCTGAAATCAATGCCAAAGGCGGCGTACTGGGCCGTTCCCTGCTGCTGATCGAGCGCGACGACGAAGCGAAGAACGAGCGCGGCGTGCAAATCGCCCAGGAATTGATCAACAAGGAAAAAGTCGCCGCCACCGTCGGCTACATCAACACGGGCGTGGCGCTGGCCTCGCAACGCTTCTATCAGGAAGCCAAGATTCCCGTCATGAACAATGTGGCGACGGGCTCCATCGTCACCAAGCAGTTCGCCGACCAGCCGGAAAACTATATCTTCCGCAATGCGGCCAATGACACCATCCAGTCCGGCATGATCGTGCATGAGGCGATCGAGAACCGCAAGTTCAAGAAAGTGGCGATCCTGGCCGACTCGACCAACTATGGCCAGCTGGGCCGCGAAGACCTGGAAAAGGCGCTGGAAAAGAAGGGCGTCAAGCCCGTCGCCATTGAAAAATACAATATCAAGGACGTCGACATGACGGCCCAGCTGCTGAAAGCCAAGCAGGCCGGCGCGGAAGTGGTGCTGACCTACGGTATCGGCCCGGAACTGGCGCAGATCGCCAACGGCATGGAAAAACTGGGCTGGAAAGTGCCGCTGATCGGCAGCTGGACCCTGGCCATGGGTAACTTCATCGACAACGCCGGCAAGAACGGCAATGGCACGCGCATGCCGCAAACCTTCATCCAGGATGCCAGCACGCCGAAGCGCAAGGCCTTCATCGACGCCTATGTGGCTGCCTACAAGCCGTCGGGCGGACGCATGCCGTCGGCCGTCTCGGCTGCGCAAGGCTACGATTCCATCTACCTGCTGGCTGCGGCCTTCAAGCAGGCGGGCGGCACGGATGGCCCGAAAGTGCGCGCCGCGCTGGAAAACCTGACGGAGAAGGTGGAAGGCGCCGTGACGACCTACAACAAACCGTTCAGCAAGACCAACCATGAAGCCATCACGGCCGAGCTGACCGTGTTTGGCGAAGTCAAGGACGGCAAGGTCGTCCTCGCCAAATAA
- a CDS encoding branched-chain amino acid ABC transporter permease: MEIFLQLVFSGVALGMIYAVIAFGYQLTFATSGTLNFGQGESLMLGALVGLSLVGTIHGGPYMSYLLMVPIVIAFGALQGVFVEWIGVRPAIKIKSEFGWIMSTIALAIIFKNVAENIWGKDDLTFPSPLSAAPFKVLGANVQPMQVAVIVGALAIMLAVELFNRKSIYGKAVVATANDRDAAGLMGINTGMVITFSYALSSATAAFAGVLVAPLTLTGATMGASLGLKAFAVAIIGGLTSGVGAIVGGLILGIAETTTGYYISTGYKEVPGLLLLLLVLAVKPSGLFGKAAIKKV, from the coding sequence ATGGAAATCTTCCTGCAGCTTGTCTTCAGCGGCGTCGCGCTGGGCATGATCTATGCCGTCATCGCCTTCGGCTATCAGCTGACCTTCGCCACTTCCGGCACCCTCAATTTCGGCCAGGGCGAGTCCCTGATGCTGGGCGCGCTGGTGGGCCTGTCGCTGGTGGGCACCATCCACGGCGGCCCTTACATGAGCTATTTGCTGATGGTCCCCATCGTCATCGCCTTCGGCGCCTTGCAGGGCGTGTTCGTCGAATGGATAGGCGTGCGGCCCGCCATCAAGATCAAGTCCGAATTCGGCTGGATCATGTCGACCATCGCGCTGGCCATCATCTTTAAAAACGTGGCGGAAAACATCTGGGGCAAGGACGACCTGACCTTCCCGTCGCCGCTCAGCGCCGCACCGTTCAAGGTGCTGGGCGCCAATGTGCAGCCGATGCAGGTGGCCGTCATCGTCGGCGCGCTGGCCATCATGCTGGCCGTCGAGCTGTTCAACCGCAAGTCGATCTACGGCAAGGCCGTGGTGGCGACGGCAAATGACCGCGACGCGGCCGGCCTGATGGGCATCAACACGGGTATGGTGATCACCTTTTCGTATGCGCTGTCGTCGGCCACGGCCGCCTTCGCGGGCGTGCTGGTGGCGCCGTTGACCCTGACCGGCGCCACCATGGGCGCCTCGCTGGGCTTGAAGGCGTTCGCGGTGGCCATCATCGGCGGGCTGACCTCGGGCGTGGGCGCCATCGTCGGCGGCCTGATCCTGGGCATCGCCGAGACCACCACCGGCTATTACATTTCCACCGGCTACAAGGAAGTGCCAGGGCTGCTGTTGCTGCTGCTGGTGCTGGCCGTCAAGCCGTCCGGCCTGTTCGGCAAAGCCGCGATCAAGAAAGTCTGA
- a CDS encoding ABC transporter ATP-binding protein — MLTIHNLHAAYGKVEVLHGISLEVPKGKLVTLIGSNGAGKTTTMRAISGMLKPKSGTVTLGGKDVTGLDSHRIARAGLAHSPEGRRVFSSMSVTDNLLLGAFPRFTRSRPKGDIKGDLDKALELFPRLKERRDQLAGTLSGGEQQMLAMARAVMLNPEVILLDEPSMGLAPILVEEVFRIITRLKGEGVTMLLVEQFAAAALNVADYGYVLENGSISVHGPAESLKTDPKVIAAYLGGGH; from the coding sequence ATGCTGACCATTCATAATCTGCACGCCGCCTACGGCAAAGTCGAAGTCCTGCACGGCATTTCGCTTGAAGTCCCGAAGGGCAAGCTGGTGACCCTGATCGGCTCGAACGGCGCCGGCAAGACCACCACCATGCGCGCCATTTCCGGCATGCTGAAACCCAAATCCGGCACCGTCACACTGGGCGGCAAGGATGTCACGGGGCTCGACTCGCACCGCATCGCGCGCGCCGGCCTGGCCCATTCGCCGGAAGGGCGGCGCGTATTTTCCTCGATGTCGGTGACAGACAACCTGCTGCTGGGCGCCTTTCCCCGCTTTACGCGTTCGCGCCCGAAAGGCGACATCAAGGGCGACCTGGACAAGGCCCTGGAGCTGTTCCCCCGTCTGAAGGAGCGGCGCGACCAGCTGGCCGGCACCTTGTCGGGCGGCGAGCAGCAGATGCTGGCCATGGCGCGCGCCGTGATGCTGAACCCGGAAGTGATCCTGCTCGACGAGCCGTCGATGGGCCTGGCGCCCATCCTGGTCGAGGAAGTGTTCCGCATCATCACGCGCCTGAAAGGCGAAGGCGTGACCATGCTGCTGGTGGAGCAATTCGCCGCCGCCGCCCTGAACGTGGCCGATTACGGCTATGTGCTGGAAAACGGCAGCATCTCCGTGCACGGCCCGGCCGAAAGTCTGAAGACCGATCCGAAGGTGATCGCCGCGTATCTGGGGGGCGGGCATTGA
- a CDS encoding ABC transporter permease subunit, whose protein sequence is MNKKFTMLALCAAGLAALVLFPIVIPNPYYIHLAETILIYAILLFGLDIVVGYTGQVSLGHAGLFGIGSYATGVLVFKLGLSFWLAIPASIVGAAVFGAILALPALRVTGPYLAMVTLAFGTIIQILINEMSFLTEGPMGIKIHKPVLFGHRLSEVEYYYMVAALMVISLVVVHRILKSNLGRAFEALRDSPIASDCMGVSVYRYKVYAFVISAGFAGLAGSLYAYSEEYISPNTYNFELTILFLLAVIMGGRKTRSGALLGALIVVMLPSLLADIELFRKIAVAAAVLGVIGSAFMLAKKRSTVRGVLVPLVATIGLAAYSYRLDNMIDWRLTIFGLMTLFVVYYLQDGIVGFLMSFVGKGRRHVQAVASHGVAPFDHAQGGQRGETLLRVEQALMQFGGLKALNQVDLNVTQGSVHGLIGPNGSGKSTMMNVLTGIYKPTAGKVEFAGAVISGRTPSEIALGGVARTFQNVQLFGEMTATENVLVGLHNTFKSTMLDVMLHTPRYKREERLARERAASILEFVGLADLANEEARNLPYGKQRLLEIGRALGLNPRLLLLDEPAAGLTAPDIKELMAIIRKIRDHGITIILIEHHMDVVMALSDVVTVLDFGQKIAEGAPALVQSDPKVIEAYLGGSADTLSPAAH, encoded by the coding sequence ATGAACAAGAAATTCACCATGCTGGCGCTCTGCGCGGCGGGCCTGGCCGCGCTCGTGCTGTTCCCGATTGTCATCCCGAATCCGTATTACATCCACCTGGCCGAGACCATCCTGATCTACGCCATCCTGCTGTTCGGCCTCGATATCGTCGTCGGCTACACGGGGCAGGTGTCGCTGGGCCACGCGGGCCTGTTCGGCATCGGCTCGTATGCCACGGGCGTGCTGGTGTTCAAGCTGGGCCTGTCGTTCTGGCTGGCCATTCCCGCCAGCATCGTGGGCGCGGCCGTCTTCGGCGCCATCCTGGCCTTGCCGGCCCTGCGCGTGACGGGGCCGTACCTGGCCATGGTGACCCTGGCTTTCGGCACCATCATACAAATCCTGATCAATGAAATGAGCTTCCTGACGGAAGGGCCGATGGGCATCAAGATCCACAAACCCGTCCTGTTCGGCCACAGATTGAGCGAGGTGGAGTACTACTACATGGTCGCCGCGCTGATGGTGATCTCGCTGGTGGTCGTGCACCGCATCCTGAAGTCGAACCTGGGGCGGGCGTTTGAAGCATTGCGCGACAGCCCCATCGCCTCGGACTGCATGGGCGTGTCCGTGTATCGCTATAAAGTGTATGCGTTTGTCATCAGCGCCGGCTTCGCGGGCCTGGCCGGCAGCCTGTATGCGTATTCGGAAGAATATATTTCTCCCAATACCTACAACTTCGAGCTGACCATTCTGTTCCTGCTGGCCGTCATCATGGGCGGGCGCAAGACGCGCTCGGGCGCCTTGCTCGGCGCCCTGATCGTCGTCATGCTCCCCAGCCTGCTGGCGGACATCGAGTTGTTCCGCAAGATCGCCGTGGCTGCCGCCGTGCTGGGCGTGATCGGTTCCGCCTTCATGCTGGCCAAGAAGCGCTCCACGGTGCGCGGCGTGCTCGTGCCGCTGGTCGCCACCATCGGCCTGGCCGCGTATTCCTATAGACTGGACAATATGATCGACTGGCGCCTGACCATTTTCGGCCTGATGACCCTGTTTGTCGTGTATTACCTGCAGGATGGCATCGTCGGCTTCCTGATGAGTTTCGTGGGCAAGGGCCGGCGCCATGTGCAGGCGGTGGCCTCGCACGGCGTGGCGCCTTTTGACCACGCCCAGGGCGGCCAGCGCGGCGAAACGCTGCTGCGCGTGGAGCAGGCGCTGATGCAGTTCGGCGGCCTGAAGGCGCTGAACCAGGTGGACTTGAACGTCACACAAGGCTCAGTGCACGGCTTGATCGGGCCGAACGGCTCGGGCAAGAGCACGATGATGAATGTGCTGACCGGGATCTACAAGCCGACGGCGGGCAAGGTGGAATTTGCCGGCGCCGTCATTTCCGGCCGCACGCCGTCCGAAATCGCCCTGGGCGGCGTGGCGCGCACCTTCCAGAACGTGCAGCTCTTCGGCGAGATGACGGCCACCGAAAACGTGCTGGTGGGCTTGCACAACACCTTCAAGTCGACGATGCTGGACGTGATGCTGCATACGCCGCGCTACAAGCGCGAAGAGCGCCTGGCGCGCGAGCGGGCCGCCAGCATCCTCGAATTCGTCGGCCTGGCCGACCTGGCCAACGAAGAGGCGCGCAATCTGCCGTATGGCAAGCAGCGGCTGCTGGAAATCGGCCGCGCGCTGGGCCTCAATCCGCGCCTGCTGCTGCTCGACGAACCGGCGGCGGGCCTGACGGCGCCCGACATCAAGGAGCTGATGGCCATCATCCGCAAGATCCGCGACCACGGCATCACCATCATCCTGATCGAGCACCACATGGACGTCGTGATGGCCCTGTCGGACGTGGTGACGGTGCTGGACTTCGGCCAGAAGATCGCCGAAGGCGCACCCGCGCTTGTCCAGAGCGATCCGAAAGTGATCGAAGCCTACCTGGGCGGCAGCGCCGACACCCTGAGCCCCGCGGCGCACTGA
- a CDS encoding bifunctional 2',3'-cyclic-nucleotide 2'-phosphodiesterase/3'-nucleotidase, whose product MCHPLRQLPRLALLPLLLAGCGALPPVTTGPALVPSAAPAGSSATLALLETTDLHANVLSYDYYKLQAEPSIGLERTAALIAQARAEFPNNLLLDNGDTIQGTALADYQALVKPLACDQTLAIYKAMNLLKVDGGGIGNHEFNYGLAFLSQVTGNQFDVDSVDAAKPRCAGPAFPQVLANVYSVKTGKPLFAPYHIIDKQITAAGPDGKPVTSSVKVGIISFAPPTIMAWDKRWLEGRVYTQGVRETAEKFIPEMRARGAELVVAISHGGLDDSPYSPTMENGNYYLSQVPGVDAMLIGHSHQLFPNAASTVPQFNLPGVDKVKGLVNGVPTVMANLWGKHLGVIGLSLRHDGKQWTVDKSATTVEARGIQNADKSYVAPDAAIARLVAEEHAATIAYVQTPVGATDFRMSTYFADVGDVSAIEVVNQAQAGYLAAYVKANLPQYAHLPVLSMSSPFKSGSAGVSDYTDVKAGNVALNNAADLYLYPNALYGVKMNGAELKAWLEQSARRFNTIDPHKAEPQELVNTAHPSYNFDTLTSADVRYQIDVTQPPGQRIKGLTYKGKPMDASQEFLIATNNYRASGGGNFPGLDGSKTVVASPDNNRELLIAYVTQQKNLTRAKNGSARSWRFAKAATKGPVVFHSAPHMIALAQATGIGNVTQLKADDGAGKGFALYQIDLSK is encoded by the coding sequence ATGTGCCATCCGCTGCGCCAACTTCCCCGTCTTGCCCTGTTACCGCTGCTGCTGGCCGGCTGCGGCGCCTTGCCGCCCGTCACCACCGGGCCTGCCCTGGTCCCATCGGCCGCGCCAGCGGGCAGCAGCGCCACGCTGGCCCTGCTGGAGACGACGGACTTGCACGCGAATGTGCTCAGTTATGATTACTACAAGCTGCAGGCGGAACCGTCGATCGGCCTGGAACGCACGGCGGCGCTGATCGCCCAGGCACGTGCCGAGTTCCCGAACAACCTGTTGCTCGACAATGGCGACACCATCCAGGGCACGGCGCTGGCCGACTACCAGGCATTGGTAAAACCGCTGGCCTGCGACCAGACCCTGGCCATCTACAAGGCCATGAATCTGCTGAAGGTCGATGGCGGCGGCATCGGCAACCATGAATTCAACTACGGCCTGGCCTTTTTGAGCCAGGTGACGGGCAACCAGTTTGATGTCGACAGCGTCGACGCGGCCAAACCGCGCTGCGCCGGCCCCGCGTTCCCGCAAGTGCTGGCCAATGTCTACAGCGTCAAGACGGGCAAGCCCCTGTTTGCGCCGTACCACATCATCGACAAGCAGATCACGGCGGCCGGACCCGATGGCAAACCGGTGACCAGCAGCGTGAAGGTGGGCATCATCAGCTTTGCGCCGCCCACCATCATGGCCTGGGACAAGCGCTGGCTGGAAGGGCGCGTCTACACGCAGGGCGTGCGCGAGACGGCGGAAAAATTCATCCCCGAAATGCGCGCCAGGGGCGCGGAGCTGGTGGTAGCGATTTCGCACGGCGGCCTCGATGACAGCCCGTATTCGCCCACCATGGAAAACGGCAATTACTACCTGTCGCAAGTGCCGGGCGTGGACGCCATGCTGATCGGCCACTCGCACCAGCTGTTCCCGAACGCTGCCAGCACGGTGCCGCAGTTCAATCTGCCCGGCGTCGACAAAGTCAAAGGGCTGGTCAACGGCGTGCCTACCGTGATGGCCAATTTGTGGGGCAAGCACCTGGGCGTGATCGGCCTCTCCCTGCGCCACGACGGCAAGCAGTGGACCGTCGACAAGAGCGCCACCACGGTGGAAGCGCGCGGCATCCAGAACGCGGATAAAAGCTATGTGGCGCCCGACGCTGCCATCGCCAGGCTGGTGGCCGAGGAGCATGCGGCGACGATCGCCTACGTGCAGACGCCCGTGGGTGCCACCGATTTCCGCATGTCGACGTATTTCGCCGACGTGGGCGACGTCAGCGCCATCGAGGTGGTGAACCAGGCGCAAGCGGGCTACCTGGCCGCGTATGTCAAGGCGAACCTGCCGCAGTACGCGCACTTGCCCGTGCTGTCGATGTCGTCGCCGTTCAAGAGCGGCTCGGCCGGCGTGTCCGACTACACGGACGTCAAGGCGGGCAATGTGGCATTGAACAACGCGGCCGATCTGTATTTGTATCCGAACGCGCTATATGGCGTAAAGATGAATGGCGCGGAACTGAAAGCCTGGCTGGAACAGTCGGCGCGGCGCTTCAATACCATCGACCCGCACAAGGCCGAGCCACAGGAACTGGTCAACACGGCGCACCCGAGCTACAACTTCGATACGCTCACCAGCGCCGACGTGCGCTACCAGATTGACGTCACGCAGCCGCCGGGCCAGCGCATCAAGGGGTTGACGTACAAGGGCAAGCCGATGGACGCCAGCCAGGAATTTTTGATAGCGACGAATAACTACCGCGCCAGCGGCGGCGGCAATTTCCCTGGCCTCGACGGCAGCAAGACGGTGGTGGCCTCGCCCGACAACAACCGCGAACTCCTGATCGCCTACGTCACGCAGCAGAAAAACCTGACGCGCGCGAAAAACGGTTCGGCGCGCAGCTGGCGCTTCGCCAAGGCTGCCACGAAAGGCCCGGTGGTGTTCCACTCGGCGCCGCACATGATCGCGCTGGCGCAAGCGACCGGCATCGGCAATGTGACGCAGCTGAAGGCCGATGATGGCGCGGGCAAGGGTTTTGCGCTGTACCAGATCGATCTGTCGAAATGA